Within Paenibacillus albicereus, the genomic segment GTCCGGCGTCAGCATGAGCCCGGCGAACAGCACGCCGCGGAAAGGCCGGCCCTCGGCGACCATCGCGCGCGCTGTCGGCTCGATGATATTCACGATGGCGTCGTCCACGAGCGCCTGAGGCAGATGCGGCAGCGGCGAGTACGTGCCCATGCCGCCGGTATTCGGCCCTTTGTCCCCGTCGAAGATCGGCTTGTGGTCCTGCGCCGGCACCATCGCGCGCACCGTCTCGCCGTCGACGAAGGCGAGGATGCTCATCTCCTGTCCGGTCATGAACTCCTCGATGACGACCTGGCTGCCCGATGCGCCGAACACGCCGCCGAGCATCATGCCGCGCAGCGCCTCTTCAGCCTCGTCCAGCGTCGCCGCCACGGTGACGCCCTTGCCCGCGGCGAGGCCGTCGGCCTTGACGACGATCGGCGCCTGCTGCGTCCGCAGGTAGGCGAGCGCCGCCTCGAAGTCCGTGAACGACTCGTAGCGGGCAGTCGGGATGCCGTATTTGCGAAGCAGGTCCTTCATGAAAATCTTGCTGCCCTCGATCTCCGCCGCCTTGCGGTCCGGTCCGAACGCAGGGATGCCCGCGTCCTGGAACGCGTCGACGATGCCCGCCGCCAGCGGATCGTCCGGGCCGACGAAGACGAGGTCGATCTCGCGCTCCCGCGCCAGCTGCACGAGATCGTCGAAGTGGTCGACCGCGATCGGCACGCATTCGGCCAGCTCCGCGATGCCGGCGTTGCCGGGGGCGCAGAGCAGCTCCTTGACTTTGTGGCTTTTGGCCAGCGACCAGACGATCGCATGCTCGCGGCCTCCGCCGCCGATGACCAGAATACGCAATGCAAACTCCTCCTTGAAATGAAGTGGACCTATGAGGCGATCGATCTCGGATAACACGAAAAGGACGCCGAAGCGCCCTCGCCGCCTTAGTGCTTGAAGTGGCGCACGCCGGTGAACACCATCGCGATGCCGTGCTCGTTGGCCGCCCGGATCGACTCCTCGTCCTTGATCGAGCCGCCCGGCTGGATGATCGCGGTGATGCCCGCCTTGGCCGCGAGCTCGACCGTATCGCCCATCGGGAAGAACGCGTCCGACGCGAGCGCCGCTCCCTTGGCCTGCTCACCTGCCTGCTCGATGGCGATGCGGGCCGCGCCGACCCGGTTCATCTGGCCGGCGCCGACGCCGACGGTCCGATCGTCCTTGGCCAGCAGGATCGCGTTCGACTTGACATGCTTGACGACCTTCCAGCCGAACAGCAGCTGCTTCATCTCCTCGGCGGTCGGCTGGCGCTCGGTGACGACCTTCAGATCGGCTTCGGAGATGCTGTGCACGTCGCTCTCCTGCACGACCATGCCGCCCTCGACGCTCGTCACGACCCAGTCGCTCTTGCGGCCCTCGGCCGAGGCGAGCTCCCCGGTGCGGAGCAGGCGGATGTTCTTCTTGCGGCTGAGGATGTCCAGCGCCTCCGGCGTGTAGTCGGGCGCGAGGATGATTTCCAGGAAAATCTCCGAAAGAAGCTGCGCCGTCTCCTCGCCGATCATGCGGTTCGCCGCGACGATGCCGCCGAAGATGGACGTCGGGTCGGCTGCGTACGCTTTCTGGTAGGCCTCGTGGATGTCGGCGCCGACGCCGACTCCGCACGGATTCATATGCTTGACGGCGACGACGGCCGGCTCGCTGAACTCCTTGACGATGGCGAGCGCCGCGTTGGCGTCATTGATGTTGTTGTAGCTGAGCTCCTTGCCGTGCAGCTGCTCGGCGGTCGTGACGTTGCCCTCCGAGGCCAGCGGCCGGCGATAGAAGGCGGCGCGCTGATGCGGGTTCTCCCCGTAGCGCAGGTCCTGCACTTTTTCGTACGTGACCGTGTAGCGCTCCGGCAGCGGGTCGCCGCCGAGCTTGGACAGGTAGTCGCCGATGAGCGCGTCGTACGCGCCGGTATGGCGGAACACCTTGGCCGCGAGACGCTTGCGCGTGTCCAGCGACGTGTCGCCGCCCTGCTTGATTTCGCCCAGCACGCCCTCGTAATCGGCGGCGTCGACGACGACGGTGACGAAGGCGTGGTTTTTGGCCGCGGAGCGCAGCATCGTCGGGCCGCCGATGTCGATGTTCTCGATGGCGTCCTCGTACGTCACGTCGGGCTTTGCGATCGTCGCCGCGAACGGGTACAGGTTGACGACGACGAGGTCGATGTAGTCGAGGCCGAGCTCGCGGATGGCGCGCTGATGCTCCTCGTTGTCGCGCACGGCGAGCAGTCCGCTGTGCACGGCCGGATGCAGCGTCTTGACGCGGCCGTCCATGATTTCCGGGAAGCCCGTCACCTCGGAGATGCCGATGACCGGGATGCCTTCCTTCTCCAGCAGGCTGTGCGTGCCCCCGGTGGAGATGATCTGTACGCCGGCTGCCGCCAGCTCCCTCGCGAACTCAACGATGCCGGTCTTGTCCGATACGCTGATAAGCGCCCTGCGAATAGCCACGTTGTCCCCTCCTGTATGAAAATGAATCGATGAATGCTTGCTGCAGCGCAGCTGCGAAGACCCTCGTGCTGGCCGCTGCGCGGTGATCCCGTGCTGGCCCGCTGCGCGGTGAATTCGTGCTGGCCGCTGCGTACCCGCTCCGCGGACGGAACCTTCTTCCGATACCGCTGAAGCCCAGATTCCTCTGAATCTCCCTATTCAAAAAGGGAGGAATCCGGCCTTCAAGGGTAACGCTCCCGCTTCTCCAGAAGGATTCCGTCCCCTCCGCTCCACCGCTTGCGAAGGAAAGACTTCACGCGCGGCTGTCAGGATAACCCGGCGCGCTCAAGGTAGTCCGGACTCCTTCTTGCGGCGCATCCGGGTCATCCCGGCGCGCTCAAGGTAGTCCGGACTCCTTCATACAGCGCTTCCGGGTCATCCCGGCGCGCTCAAGGAAGTCCGGACCCCTTCTTGCGGCGCATCCGGGGCATCCCGGCGCGCTCAAGTCAGTCCGGACCCCTTCATACAGCGCTTCCGGGTCATCCCGACGCGCTCAAGGTAGTCCGGACCCCTTCGCGCGGCGCATCCGGGTCATCCCGGCACGCTCAAGGTAGTCCGGACCCCTTCTTGCGGCGCATCCGGGTCATCCCGGCGCGCTCAAGTCAGTCCGGACCCCTTCATACGGCACTTCCGGGTCATCCCGGCGCGCTCAAGGTAGTCCGGACTCCTTCATGCGGCGCATCCGGGTCATCCCGGCGCGCTCAAGGCAGTCCGGACCCCTTCGCGGACTTCTTACTTGTCCGCCGGATCATCGTCCGGTCCGGCTCCTGCGCCGGAAGAGACGAGCACGCGGCGGCCGTCGAGCGAGATCCGTCCCTCGGCGAAGCCGCGCACCGCCCACGGGTAGAGCACGTTCTCGGCGGCATGGATGCGCTCGGCGAGCGAGGCCTCGCTCTCGCCCTCGTCGATCTCCAGCGCCCGCTGCGCGATGATCGGCCCGCTGTCGAGGCCGCCGTCGACGAAGTGGATCGTGACGCCAGTCACCTTGACGCCGTAGTTCAGCGCCTGCCGGATCGCATGCATGCCGGGGAAAGCCGGCAGCAGCGACGGATGGATGTTGATCATCCGCCCTGCAAAGGCGTCGACGAGCACCGGCGTCAGGATGCGCATGTAGCCCGCCAGCACGACGAGGCCGACGCCGCGGCGCTCCAGCTCGGCGAGGATCTCGCCTTCGTACGCTTCGCGCGAAGCGTACGCCGACGAGTCGAACACCCAGGTGTCGATTCCGCTGCGGCGCGCCCGCTCCACGACGGGCGCCTCCGCACGGTCGCAGACGAGAAGCTCGATGGAGCCTCCGAGCTTCCCGTCCGCCGCCGCGTCCGCCAGCGCCTGGAAATTGCTGCCCTGGCCGGAGGCGAAGATGGCGATGCGCAGCTGCCCCTCGGGACGGCCAACGTGAGCTGGCTGGCCGAGACGCTGCCCGCTGCGGACATGTCCATCCGCCTGCTCGCCGAACCGCTGGCCACCGCCGGGATGTCCGTCCGCCGGCTGGCCGAGCCGCTGCCCGCTGCGGAGATGTCCGTCCGCCTGCTCGTCTCGGCGCGGCCCGCCCGTCCGGCCTGCGCCCTCCAGATCGACGCTCAGCGGCTGCTCGGCCATCAGACGTCCGCCCCGGTGAAGGTGACGATGCGGCTGCCCTCCGTAACGGTGCCGATGCGGTACGCCGCCTCGCCTAGCTCCGCGAGCGCGGCAAGCGCCGCCTCCGCCTCGTCCGGCGGCACGACGACGACGAGGCCGATGCCCATGTTGAACGTCGTGAACATGTCGCGGTTCGTGATGGAGCCTTTGTCCTGGAGCAGCTTGAAGATCGGCTGGATCGGCCAGCTGCCGCAGTCCACCTCGACGTTCACGCCTTCCGGCAGCACGCGCGGGATGTTCTCGATGAAGCCGCCGCCGGTGATGTGGGCCATGCCCTTCACCCGCACCTTGGCGATCAGCTCCAGCGCCGGCTTGACGTAGATGCGCGTCGGCTCCAGCAGCACGTCGCCGAGGCGCTTGCCGCCGAGCTCCGCCAGCTCGTCCTGCAGGCCGTAGCCGGCCTGCTCCAGCAGCAGGCGCCGCACGAGCGAGTAGCCGTTGCTGTGGATGCCGCTCGACGCCAGGCCGATGACCGCGTCGCCGGGAGCGATCGTGCTGCCGTCGATCATCTTGGCGCGGTCGACGACGCCGACCGTGAAGCCGCCGATGTCGTATTCCTCCGGCGTGTACATGCCAGGCATCTCGGCCGTCTCGCCGCCGATCAGGGCGCAGCCCGCCTGCACGCAGCCTTCGGCGATGCCGGCCACGATCTGCTCGATCTTCTCCGGCTCGACCTTGCCCGTCGCCAGGTAGTCGAGGAAGAACAGCGGCTCCGCGCCCTGCACGATGATGTCGTTGACGCACATGGCGACGGCGTCGATGCCGATCGTGTCATGCTTGTCCATGGCAAAGGCGAGCATGAGCTTCGTGCCGACTCCGTCCGTGCCCGAAACAAGCACCGGCTCCTCGTACTTGTTCTTGTCCAGGCTGAACAGGCCGCCGAAGCCGCCCAGCCCGCCGAGCACCTCCGGACGGATCGTCCTCTTCACGTGCTTCTTCATGCGCTCGACCGCTTCGTTGCCCGCCGCGATGTCGACGCCGGCTTGCTTGTATGCCTCTGCCATTCTCCTGTCACTCCCTGCAAAATGGTAGGGACCGCCCGGCGCGGACGCCGCGCGCGGCCCTGCAATGCGATGGATGCTGCGGCCCGCCGGACATCGCTGTCAAGCGGCTGCTCCCGAACCTCGAACGCTCGATCCGTAGAGTGTGGTCTGGCTCCCCCGCTGCCGCCTCTAGCAGCTGCAGCTCTTGTCCGAGCTTTCGTCGACCGGGGTCGGGTAGTCGTTGTTGAAGCAGGCGAGGCACAGGCCGCCGCCCTTGCTGTCGCCCGGCACCGAGGCGGACTCGATGAGCCCCTCGGCGCTCAGGAAGTAGAGCGAGTCGGCGTTGATCGCCTCGCGGATCTCCTCGACCGTCTTGGACGAGGCGATCAGCTCGCGCCGGTCCGGCGTGTCGATGCCGTAGTAGCACGGATTGGCGAACGGCGGCGAGCTGATGCGCACATGCACCTCGGCCGCGCCGGCCTCGCGCAGCATGTTGACGATGCGCAGGCTCGTCGTGCCGCGCACGATGGAGTCGTCGATCATGACGACGCGCTTGCCCTGCACGATCTTGCGCACGGCCGACAGCTTCATCTTGACGCCCTTCTCGCGCAGCTCCTGCGACGGCTGGATGAACGTGCGGCCGGAATACTTGTTCTTGATGAGCCCCATCTCGTACGGGATGCCCGTCTGCTCGGCGTAGCC encodes:
- the purM gene encoding phosphoribosylformylglycinamidine cyclo-ligase: MAEAYKQAGVDIAAGNEAVERMKKHVKRTIRPEVLGGLGGFGGLFSLDKNKYEEPVLVSGTDGVGTKLMLAFAMDKHDTIGIDAVAMCVNDIIVQGAEPLFFLDYLATGKVEPEKIEQIVAGIAEGCVQAGCALIGGETAEMPGMYTPEEYDIGGFTVGVVDRAKMIDGSTIAPGDAVIGLASSGIHSNGYSLVRRLLLEQAGYGLQDELAELGGKRLGDVLLEPTRIYVKPALELIAKVRVKGMAHITGGGFIENIPRVLPEGVNVEVDCGSWPIQPIFKLLQDKGSITNRDMFTTFNMGIGLVVVVPPDEAEAALAALAELGEAAYRIGTVTEGSRIVTFTGADV
- the purN gene encoding phosphoribosylglycinamide formyltransferase — protein: MRIAIFASGQGSNFQALADAAADGKLGGSIELLVCDRAEAPVVERARRSGIDTWVFDSSAYASREAYEGEILAELERRGVGLVVLAGYMRILTPVLVDAFAGRMINIHPSLLPAFPGMHAIRQALNYGVKVTGVTIHFVDGGLDSGPIIAQRALEIDEGESEASLAERIHAAENVLYPWAVRGFAEGRISLDGRRVLVSSGAGAGPDDDPADK
- the purH gene encoding bifunctional phosphoribosylaminoimidazolecarboxamide formyltransferase/IMP cyclohydrolase, whose protein sequence is MAIRRALISVSDKTGIVEFARELAAAGVQIISTGGTHSLLEKEGIPVIGISEVTGFPEIMDGRVKTLHPAVHSGLLAVRDNEEHQRAIRELGLDYIDLVVVNLYPFAATIAKPDVTYEDAIENIDIGGPTMLRSAAKNHAFVTVVVDAADYEGVLGEIKQGGDTSLDTRKRLAAKVFRHTGAYDALIGDYLSKLGGDPLPERYTVTYEKVQDLRYGENPHQRAAFYRRPLASEGNVTTAEQLHGKELSYNNINDANAALAIVKEFSEPAVVAVKHMNPCGVGVGADIHEAYQKAYAADPTSIFGGIVAANRMIGEETAQLLSEIFLEIILAPDYTPEALDILSRKKNIRLLRTGELASAEGRKSDWVVTSVEGGMVVQESDVHSISEADLKVVTERQPTAEEMKQLLFGWKVVKHVKSNAILLAKDDRTVGVGAGQMNRVGAARIAIEQAGEQAKGAALASDAFFPMGDTVELAAKAGITAIIQPGGSIKDEESIRAANEHGIAMVFTGVRHFKH
- the purD gene encoding phosphoribosylamine--glycine ligase; translation: MRILVIGGGGREHAIVWSLAKSHKVKELLCAPGNAGIAELAECVPIAVDHFDDLVQLAREREIDLVFVGPDDPLAAGIVDAFQDAGIPAFGPDRKAAEIEGSKIFMKDLLRKYGIPTARYESFTDFEAALAYLRTQQAPIVVKADGLAAGKGVTVAATLDEAEEALRGMMLGGVFGASGSQVVIEEFMTGQEMSILAFVDGETVRAMVPAQDHKPIFDGDKGPNTGGMGTYSPLPHLPQALVDDAIVNIIEPTARAMVAEGRPFRGVLFAGLMLTPDGVKTVEFNARMGDPETQVVLPRLETDLLDIVLAAMEGRLADIEIKWKDEAAVCVIAASEGYPGSYPKGRPISGLEAAKEAGALVFHAGTAEKDGEIVTSGGRVLGIVGLGRDIAEARERAYEAAGLISFEGMQRRSDIAMKALKAAGQA